Sequence from the Seriola aureovittata isolate HTS-2021-v1 ecotype China chromosome 6, ASM2101889v1, whole genome shotgun sequence genome:
TCGGTCTGAGGGATGACTCCCTCCATCTCCTTGTGCAGCTCGTTCAGCTGCATTGCAAACGACGTGAAGCTGTACATCTGGAATGAAAGGATATTTTGcacgttaaaaaaaacacttcctggTGTCGAGACGACACTCTTGTGAATGTTTATCGTTGGGCGGACCTGGGCGGAGTTAGCCGGTCTGGGTGCGATTCTCCACAGCAGCTGACTGCCAGGAATCACCTGCACAGTGTCTGCAGCAGGTGAAGGAAGCTCCTCCTGACCCTCGCTGcagccctgcacacacacacacacacacacacacacacacacacacacacacacacacacacacacacacacacacacacacacacacacacacacaacgatGCAATAAGTTCTCTGCATAATGATACTGTACTTCACTGACAGAGTGATGAACTGTGGATGAGCGCAGATCTTCTGATATGATCCTTTTCCTTGACTCCATCAGCTCAGTGGTCGAACATTTATCCACACGCTGACTCATGATGGGATTCCCTGCTGTTCAGGAGAAAAACACTTCGTACCGCTTTGCtgccttttttctcctctgctcctttcttgtcatttttcttgTGCGCCTCGAAGGCGGCGAAGTCGACGACGTACAGGCACTCCGTCCACTTCCCATAGAGAGCACACAGCTTCTTTTTGCTGTGGAgcaaacacatgtacatgcagATAACATGATGAGAACTTCTGTCAGTTTGAGCCTCAAACGTTCAAGCGATAAGAAAtctccaaaataaaaatctaaatcagaTTATCTCGTTATCGGCATCTTGTTTCTACATAACTTCCCTCACTGTCAcgttgtgtgactgtgtgactgtgtgtctgtgtgtgtgtgtgtctgtgtgtctgtgtgtctgtgtgtctgtgtgtctgtgtgtgtgtgtgtctgtgtgtctgtgtgtgactgtgtgtgtgtgtgactgtgtgtctgtgtgtgtgtgtgtctgtgtgtctgtgtgtctgtgtgtgtctgtgtgtctgtgtgtctgtgtgtctgtgtgtctgtgtgactgtgtgtctgtgtgtctgtgtgactgtgtgtgtgtgtgactgtgtgtctgtgtgactgtgtgtctgtgtgtgtgtgtgtctgtgtgactgtgtgtctgtgtgtctggttgtctgtgtgactgtgtgtctgtgtgtctgtgtgtctgtgtgactgtgtgtctgtgtgtgtgtgtgtgtgtgtgtgtgtgttgtgtgtgtgtgtgtctgtgtgtgtgtgtctgtgtgtctgtgtgtctgtgtgtgtctgtgtgtctgtgtgtctgtgtgtctgtgtgtgtctgtgtgtctgtgtgtctgtgtgtctgtgtgtgtctgtgtgtctgtgtgtctgtgtctgtgtgtgtgtgtgtgtgtctgtgtgtctgtgtgactgtgtgtctgtgtctgtgtgtgtgtgtgtgtgtgtctgtgtgtctgtgtgtctgtgtgtctgtgtgtgtgtgtgtgtgtctctgtgtgtgtctgtgtgtctgtgtgtgtgtgtgtgtgagtgtgtctgtgtgtatctctgcACTTCATGTTGCATATTCAGCCTTGTTCTGGAGGTTGTGCAGAAAGCTTGTTTCCAGTCATTCATGTTGAGTCATGAGCTCAGTCGTGTTAGAAAGTGCGTGTTGTCCATGTTTGACTGAAccatctgctgctctgtgtttgttcctgtgtctgcttcagtcacatgttagctgttagctgccTTCTCCATTtgttctcatttcattttttcgtTTTTGGACTCAAGCCCACGTCCCTCAAGAGACGGTTTTGGTGGCAATGAATTATTAATTGGGTGAATTGGTAATTGATCATTTGCATGATGATTTGATTTCATAATGGGCTCTGATGTCACACTTAGGGAGTTATAAACTGGCTCATTGTGATGAACCCGATCTTAATTTTTAAAGTCTGAACTGATTTACAAATGAAGCATATTTAAACGACTTATTGAATCATCTTTGCTTTGACAGAATGGAAGAGTATTAaggaaaatatttcatcatcagTTAGATAAAATATCTGTACGACAGCGACTGTGATCCAGCTAACACTGAGGAGAATGTATTTTCTCTGACACTCATGGTGAGTAATcctgtgtgtgcagagatgCTCACGAGTCATTTTCTCCAAGTCTAAGTCGAGTCACTTCTGGCTGCTCGCTGCATTAGCACATCTGAGGAAttcaaagcagctgctgctccatcatcactactttatgtttttattttaaaagaaagcttGAAAACTTCTCTCTTCACCTCAGCCTTGAACCAGCTCTGATGTTGCTCTTCTTTGTAACGCTGTTATAagtatttatgtcttactgaTATTATGCTTTATGTAAtcttattttttacttattttataatttatgtcatttattatttgttattgcTGTTACGTTATAAATgttattcattttacttttcatgtgATGCACTTTGCGCtacatctcttgtatgaaaggtgttatacaaataaagtttattattattattattattattatttataaagttATACATgctaatgggggggggggggggcacaaggAGACGAGCTTCAGAACCagatttaatgtgtgaaaattttaaactaaatatgaatcatagccaaggatttttacagagtttaaatcatgtctggagaggaagtTTCAACATCGTACATCACTGGGAGCCGTACCTTTTGTCCAGAATATATCCTTCAACCTTGTGCAGTTCTTTGCCAAAAAGGCCGCAAGGTTTGAAATTCAGGAAGCACCTTTCACCGGTTCTGGGTGAGAAGAGAGAACAACAGCACGTCACCGTCAACACTCATCTGTTCTgtctttccctccttgttgatcAGACTTCCTCAGAACATTAAAATCTGATCTTTAGTTGAGTATAGTGTTCAACAGTTTAACTCTTACCTGTGGTTAATCACCTCCACGCTTCCATACTGCTCGATCCACAGCTGGCCCACAATGatgttgtgaacacaacatgtaGGATTTGTCCATGTGTAGGCTTCATTGTACCTGgagggaaacaacaacaacagcttgaGGTGATAAAGTTAGTAAAagattaacatttttatttcactcagCCAGACGTTCTTACTTGGGCAGCTCCAGCGTGATGATGCCTTTGGGCTCAGCTTCCACACTCTTGCCCCAGAACTTAAGTTTGGGGTAGATGGATCCATGAAACACAAAGTCTTGTTTCAGGCCCTCAGCGTGGAAGGCGCTGACTGGTGGGTGGTGGCTCACCTGCTCCGATATGAGCCTGAAGCCCAGATCCTCTCTgggggagcggggggggggggggggggggggggggggggggggggggtgttacagctgtgttgtgtgtctggtAACTTTAATATATAATCAGTATGTATTTCACTTACCTGACCAGCTCATACGTTTCTCCCAGCAGCGGGTTGAAGGGTTTACCTGTGCGCTCCCACTGGGAGGCCACAGCTGACACGGCGAACGCAgccacacactgaacacacaatcacacacagtcatatgCACTGAACTCCACAGCTGAAGGAATAATACAGTTAAAATCCAGTTATATTTGATGCAGTTGAAAGCATTTGCACATGATGTGTTCAGGAACTACCTTCATCCTCTCAATAGAGTCTGACGAGGCGTTGGCCTGGTGTATGAGGTACGTGTGCTCCATGTACTCTGTCAGACGCTGCAGGAAGCTGAGCGGCTCGTTAAAAATGACCGGCATTGTAATCTTGGAGAGTTCCTGAAAGACACATGGGGAAGAACAGAAGGACAATGTTTCACAACATGCACACAGTAATCCTTGGAAAGTCTAACATTCATGCTGAGTGTTGAAAAGGCTCAATGTTCTTCAAAGGTCCTGTAACAGCGTCTGTGCCTCATTTGTGTGTCGGTTTGgacaaaaacatctgtatgtAAGTTTTGTGTTGAATCTATTCGATTCTTCTctggtacaaaaacacaaacatggttTTAGAAATTATAATTTTCAGATGTAAGCTTAATGAGTGTAACAGGTTTCTGACATTCCTGTCAGGATTATGGTGCCTGAACTCTTTCAACACCCAATcgcacagaaaacagaaacacagaaacctATACAGCAAATACtctacacatgctacacataCTACACAAGCTATATATGCTAAACATACTAAACactgctacacatgctacatatGCTACACATACTGCAGactgctacacatgctacatatgctacacactgctacacatgCTATATAGACTACACATGCTATTCATGCTACATATGCTACACAAGCTGTATAGGCTACAGATGCTACAAATACTACACAAGCTATATATGCTACACAttgctacacactgctacacatgCTATATAGGCTACACAAGCTACACAAGCTGTATAGGCTACAGATGCTACATATactacacatgctacacactgctacagtTGATATatatgctacacatgctacatatGCTACACAAGCTATATATGCTACACAttgctacacactgctacacatgCTATATAggctacacatgctacacaagCTGTATAGGCTATAgatgctacacatgctacacaatGCTACAGTTGCTATatatgctacacatgctacatatGTTACACAAGCTATAGgctacacatgctacatatGCTACACATACTACAGACTGCTACACATACTACATATGCTACACATACTACAGGCTGCAACACATAAtttgtacaatttttttttgtccacttgGGCGCAAAACCAACCAAAAGTAttgaacaaatgaaaagtttgaCCTGATTATTGTTCTTGATGAAAAATTTTAATTCAGGTGAAGATGAATGTTTCTTTCGTTTAATTTCATGGTCATccatccagtagctgctgagacatttcactaaaaactaAACTATGACCCTCATGCTTTggggactgactgactgactgaagctgTGCTGCTAGCACggctaataaaaacaacatagatcTTTATTCTCACCATTCCAATGCAGTTCCTCAGGATACTCCAGATGCTGAAGTCGTTTCTTGAAAACATGGGTGCAGGTAAACTGGTcctaaaacaacacacacattaacacacacttgTATTACCTCTATCTGGAGTGAATGACGCATCGACTTTGTGCTATTTGTGCAATTTCTCTATAAATAGACATTTTTCATTAGAGCAAATATACCAGACGTTTAATGGCTTTGTCAAAGTGTCATTTCTAATTGAAGTGAATATAAAAGCCTTTGATGTAttgtgtgatgaactggagcgAAGCCCAGAGAGACAATATCAAAAGACTTGGAATCATCCATCAGTAGCATTTATCTATGTGTCAGGTCAAACTGTTGTAAAAGAGTTAGAGAATATATTTAGAATCACAAGAACATGAAATATGAACCAGGTGAAAAGAACATGAATGATTCATATAATgattaaattcaaaatgccCTCAAACGCTGCTTTAGGGATGAGCCAACATGGGATCATACTACAGACTGATTATTGCATTACACTGTGACCTTATCAATATTTAACAACTccaacacagagctgcattCTTTCAACACAACTCTTTCTCCCGCCTTCACCGGGGCTGCGTCCGACTCTAAATTATTCATAGTTTGAAGTGGAAAAACCTGAGAGACGAtgtaaaaaagacagaaaaatcacTGAACAACCACAGTTTGGGAAATATCACACAGCCTGACACAGATTTattacagcaagaaaaaaaaaacccaacaataAGAGTGTGATACGAGGAGACGGCGTTTTGTTGAGTTTGTTCATCTTTTGATGAGAGGAGGATAAAAGCACTGGGGGGGCAGAGGTCCATTTAGGAGACCGCGGGGGCATTCGGCACCACTGACCTGTGCTTTGTGATCCCATTGGGCTGAGTCTCGTCCTTGTCGCCATGGTGATCCTCCTGCAACATGCTGGTGGGGCTGCCGCAAGGGCTGCTTAGCATGACAGAgccttcgtcctcctcctcgtcctcctcaaAGGAATGGCTGGCCACCGTCTCAAAGCCGCTCAGGGAGAGCTCCGAGTCCGACTCTGACGGAGAGCGACACACAGAGAGACGAGTCAcgaaatgtttttaaagattccTGAGAACAAGGAGAGGCAGCGCAGACAGTTTCAGAGTGAAGACAGCTCTCAGGTTGGATAAAAATCACCTGTTAAGGAGCATAAACTCAAGAGAGGAATTTAATTAAAAGGATTTATTCCAGTAGCTGCTGCAATTTTTTATAGTTTGATAGTAAAACCAGGGTCAACACATGCATGAAAGCAGTTACAGACAGTGTCGGCTGGTTTTGCTTCCTGCAAATAAATATATCTGTATCTGTGAATACATGAGATTAGTAACAAGAAACTGCAGCGTCGAAATGCCAAAAATAAGCAGTGTCTCCGTTAcacagtttgtccaccagagagcgcTGACAACTGAATTCTCATTGgctgaaaacaagacaaaagttTTCTCTGGAAATTAGGTTTGAATAAGTGGACTACACAATCACAACATCAGTAACGCGGTCTACTATagagtgttgcattatgggttgtttgtagCCTTAATGTTTGATGAGCtcaataagacatgaaaaatgaaagtgtttcTTATCCTCAACCAGAATcataaacacatgtaaatataaatatgttcaCAATCGCCGTCTCTGTTCCTGAGTTAAATAACAGCCTGGactgtttctgcagaacattatgatgtcacagagaagtcgacctttgaccttttggatataaaatgtcatcacttcatcatgataataataattggcTTGTCTGCCATAATCTTGTCAAAAACTTCACAggagcttgacctttgacctttgactgtcgccacacaaacaaacaaaaaaacaaacaaaacaaaaacagaatatcagCTGATACATTATAATTGGTTTTGAGTATTGATATCTGTATCACCCTCAAACACTTATCGATTGGGCTCAAATGCAAATGAGTTActtaataatcatcatcattttcatgaaagcagaaaaattaaacaaaaaataattatttttctcacttCTGCTTTATTAATATTCAAAATGTACATTAGTTCTGTTTCTCCATTTAAGTATAAATATATCacacttgtatttgtctgtacGGTCACAGTTTAATTTGATCCTGGGCTGCTGTTCAAATAACGCaaacaaaatcaattaatgatGATTCACACAGGAGAATCATGAGCAACACAATCATGCTCAGCAACACGCATGCAGCTCTATGGATTTATGTTTCTTTCAGTCTTGACATGTTCACTTCCTTTCATGCGTGTTGCTGGTTACACACGCTGTCAACACGTCAGTATCACATTAGAgaaaagtttttgtttaaataaacagaactaaaaaaacaagagcaaactCCAGCAAGGTCTTGCTGAAAAAATCCTCAAGcatcttttttaaatgtcactccACCATGCAGGCGCCTCATACCACAAACAAGAATTCATCAACACAACCAGGCAACTGCAGCTTACGTCACGCCTGACGAGCGGCAAACATACCAGAGACATTCACCGGCAGGAAAAAGTATTCCGGCGTCCTAGAGGTGAATGACAGAGCGGTGAGTGTGAGCGCTCACAGGATCTCCTGCGTCTCCTCGGCGCGTTTGAGAACTCGTCAACTCACCAGACACGGCGTCGTGGAACTCATCCTCGCTCAGGACGCTGCGCGGCGAAGATCCCTTGACGACGGATTGTTCAAGTTCGTGGTGCTCTGTGGCCAGAGTCTGCAGCGCCTCTGAGAGGATCTTATtcttctccacctcctgctccaATTTCAGACTGCGCacctgagctcacacacacacacacacacacacacacacacacacacacacacacacacacacacacagtcaaagagacagagattaaTCACCCATAGAAACATGAATCGTATCTTCCACATTtgagaagaaataaatattctcccaaatgttttattcacactCTCATTACAAACAGAaggtaaatgtgtgtgagtggccGTGATGGCAGCGGGTCATGTCGACTGACTGAccctcccctctgctctgtcctctcATTACCAGTCCCGTGGAGAGAGACGGAGCTGGAGCCATGTTTACCTGAACTGGTGAACAGCTACCGTGACGCCGCCGTCTCAAATGGCCTGATGAGAACATGACTCCCCGTGGAGGAGAGGCGGATCAAATGACAGGTAACGGACTCAGATATAAACCATCCACCAAACCTCCATTTTACAGGAGACATGAGGGATGATGACGAGAAGATGCAGCTGCACCTTTCTGAAAAACACttcactgtttcctgttcaACTACAAAGTTAAAGAGTGTTTCACTCTGGACTGTCACAGACACAACAGAAGGAGAATTTATGGTTATTTATAATCCAGCAGGTGGACGTCAGGTGAAGTGGGGAGAAAGTGCTGTTTTAAAGACCACAGATCATTTGCCATTGTTGCACTGTACTGAGCTCTAAGGAGAAGGTTCCTGCTGCTCGACCCCCCCGCAGGAGGTGTTGAAGTGCAAAGCAGCGCTGCAGGAGCTGGAAGTGATTCAGTGCCTTTTCCTCTCAGGGGGGAACGAATGAGGACAGGCCCCGCTGCTTCATTCAGACAGTGTAGATATGTTGTACATGTTCGAGTCGTTCCTGGTGAACACAGACCTTTTCACACTGAGTTCTGAGCCCTTTATCGCCCGTCTGCTTCTGCAGATCACGGTTCAAAAGGCTGCACAGCTGAGCGATCGAGGCCCGGCCCAGGTGTGAGCTCTGAAAGCGCTGGACAGGCTTTTAAAGTTAGAAAGgtcagatggtttttggcaGCCTCTCTGACACCAGCGGCGCCGTCTCCTTTAAAGATGGAGACATGCTCTCTGGTTCGTGAGATGACGCCGTGTTGTGCGAGTGGGAGGAGAAAACATGAGTTGATGTGCACATCATGACTGAGACGGATTCAGACTTTGGCGTCCAACTGTTCTGTCAGGGTCTTAGTCTGCGTTAATAtgcaaatgtcatgttttagaCGCAGGAAATGACAGGCGTCACGGCATGGCCTGGAAAAACAGCCTCACTCTGTGCTTTATCACGTGAAGGTAAACATGCCTCGATTTACATATTCAACAACTCAAGTGCGCATTCATCATCGCATTCACACATGGCGATGCATCaaaagcagcagctcctctgcttCTCAGTCTCATTCTCATTCTGATGTGACGTCCAGATAGAAATCAGGTTCAGAGAAGACGCTCTCACATTAGGATTGTGATGAGATATAACCTCTTTGATACACGCCGCACAtttcacatcatcatcaacgCACATTACTTTAGATTCAGTTATTCAGACAATTTTCAATCTCTTTTCAATCTCCATGCTCACGTCCACGTGCACGTGCACAGATCACTGAGTCCCGGGGTGGACGCAGCGCTGAGCATTAGTGCTGGTTATATGAAGATGTCCTGAGGGACTTTACAGATCTGCTGTCAGATTTAGTGTCGGTGTTTATATTGTGATAGCTACATAATGATATAATACAGGAGCAGGACTGATCATGGAGCAGTTAAACACTCAGTggtacagactgaaatatctcaacaaccatCACATGGACCTCCATGAtgacaaacattcatggttctCAGAGGATAAATCCCTCGGAGTTTGGTCATCCTCAGTTTTTTCgtctagcgccaccagcaggttgacagCTGCGGTTTTAAGTGAAATGCGGCTGTTGGAAGGATTCTCATGAAATCTGGTTCAGACGTTCATGTTTTAGTGATGaattgttagcatgctaacatgctaaactaaggttgttttaaaacattatacctgctaaacatcatcGTATTAGCATGGTgactgttagcatgttagcagcaTGATGCTTTCACTGTAGACTTTTAGTTTGGTTTTATGATTTTTGCACCAATATAATGAAACATCTTGATGTGGCAGATATTTCATTGCTGGATCAGACATTCCTACTTTCTAAATAGATTTCCCAGAAAATGTTCAGTATCACACCTATGTCAATATCACAATGTAAAATTTCATAATACAGCAATTCCTCCATGTTCacagctcttttttttgtcagtggtgGGATGTAATCTGCCCACTGAACCTTTCATTAATCAAATCCATTGAATCACACATAAAGAAAACCCGTCCGACAGTTTATAATCACTGCACTGCACCGAGCTGCTTTCATGAGGAGGTGCGACGTGAGCCGACACTTCCttatgaaacatgttttgttttctttaaaaacagcatgaTTATATATCTGCAGGTTGCAGTCAGTAAGGATCCTGTTGATTACAGTATTTATAGTCTCCATTTGCTTTTTTAATGGTCAGTTCACTCACATATTTTCTTACGGAGCCGTGAAGATTGCTACACTTGAAAAAGATGAAATCCAGATTTCGCTAAAATCCAGTTCACCTTCATTTTACTGGGTCGGCAGCAAAAGTTTTAGAGCTAGTCTAAAGTTTGAGCGCACGTTCCCATGAATGGGGAACTGGTACTGTATGTAATAATATTGCAGCATCAGTGGTATAGCAGACAGAAACCTGACAGGCCGTCAAACAAAGACACTCACCCCTTCCTGTCTGGAGAAAAGGCCGAGACAGACACTGAGACCGGAGCTGGTCTCACTGGACAACTCACAGATTTCTTCCATCTTCTGCAGCACGGAGGACGGAAAGCCTGAGgggacaaacacactgatgaggGGCCACTGGCACAAAGtaatgactgaaatgaaaaagtcGTCTCTGCAACTTAAGAAGCAAAACTGAAGCAAATGTGAAGTTCAGGTTTTCATGCTTTCAGAAAAgctacagacaaacacagcaaacCTGTAATGACAgacttcatgtgtgtgtttatgtgtcagagtgtgtgtttaaaaaaagaaaaaaacttaaTAGACAATAAAATAAGAGCTTTTACTTTCTGCCAGCAGCTTGTCATTCTTCAACATGGACAGGAAAGCCGccacctccttctccagctTCCTGTGGCTGGTCTCCGCTGCCTGATTTACAGATCAACGAAAGCACTACAGCTCATTACGCTGTGCTATGTTACGACACGTTTATTACTGATCTTTTTATTACAGTCACCTGAAGTGAGTCTGTTAACTCCCCGAGTGATAccgcttcctcctcctcctcctcgctgccCTGCTCCTGGGAGCAGTAGTGTGTGCTGTAGGCCGAGTGCTCCTCCAGTGCTTCCAGCCACGCCTGCAAAACCACAAcccacttttctctttctttgtcatgAGAACTAAAACACATTAGTGGTTTAATCAGCAGATTGTGACCTTGGTGAGGTGAAGTTATTCtaaatattgaatataaaaTCATGTAATTGGCTTGTCTACATCAGGTGGATTACAGATAGAACCTAATACTGACAACTGCGGTTATGATACAATAACATAACGTAACTATAATTATAGCTAGCTGCcgaagatttaaaaaagaggaaaaaaatcaaacaaattaatAACAACTAAAAGGGAgttatgatataaaatatatctgACACTGGCACTGACAACAGTTTAGCTATGTATTATtatgggaaatatgcttatttgcgTTTTAGAGAAAAGTCAAACGAGAAGATTGATACTGCTCTCATATCGGTCCATTAAACATGAAGCTagccagcagcctgttagcttagcttagcacaaagacagtAAACAGGGGGACACAGCCTGGCTCTCTCACCTCTAAAGTTTACGAATTGACAAGttaaaaggttttttgtttgtttgttagttatGTTTAATCCGTACGAAGACTGAAGAGTAAAGACTAAAGAGTTTCCgcctgtttcctgttgttatgctaagctaagctaaactaagctaagctaaactaagtGGCTGTTGGCTGAACAGACATGAGAGTAGTATGAATTTTCTCATCTTACTCTCCCCCTGGATAAACATTACGGTCAAATTTAGCTTGAAGTTTTAAACATCTAAATCAAGTTAGGCAGCATTGTAGAGTTAGCATCAAAGCGCTAAAATGTTCAACAACCAGCAGCGAGACACTGAACTTATCTCAGATTAcatattaaaattttattttcttcactgcTGTGAGATACAAATAATAGTAGTGCTCCTTGTCAATAATCTTTAGCATGAGCTCTGTATTTAGCTTTAGCAGGCTAGCTATCTAGCTCTGCGGCTAATGGTAAAAATCAGCTTGTTCAGATATGTCTAAACGACTAATTTTTATCACTAcgatttacagtgtttttgatAAATCATTAACATTAGATCCAGCTACATTTAATAATCTTTTCCGCTCCTTTAATGCTTcgtcacagagcagctgacaCAGTAAAAACGAGGAAGTCAATGGTCACTAACCAGgtaatatatattaatgtatcaagtaaaaacagacaagaaatgTTAATAATTTGTCAAAGACAGTCAGGAGTGAAACTCACTTTCCTTGTTGCCTCAGGGTCGTTTTTAGGCGACACCTTGAAGTGATGCACGCTGTCATCGAAGCACTTGAGGGTAAAAAAGCAGTAATCTTTGGCTCGGATCTGGGAATGAGAACATCAAGAGGAACACACAAttgacacacacaaattcaacaCAATGGTTTAAGAAGTTGAGTGCAGTCCGTCAGTG
This genomic interval carries:
- the osbpl1a gene encoding oxysterol-binding protein-related protein 1 isoform X1, with translation MEELDPEEQFLRCARNGDLPGIQKLLMSKIREETQININCKGKSKSNLGWTPLHLACYFGHRDVVEELLKAGADVNLPNNIGDTALHKAAFTGRKEVVMLLLHYDACATVINGTAQIPKDVTQNAEVRSMLEAAERTEERKLEEKLLEAAREGDLPTLNQLLSRKKLPDINCTDLLGNTPLHCAAYRGQRQCALKLLRSGARPNIKNKNNQTVFDLASDTAMKQVLEGSVHRGMTHHVKKFEGLLWKSSRFFGWRSYWVVLQDGVLSWYSKQSDAASNVRRQGCKSLTHAHCLIRAKDYCFFTLKCFDDSVHHFKVSPKNDPEATRKAWLEALEEHSAYSTHYCSQEQGSEEEEEEAVSLGELTDSLQAAETSHRKLEKEVAAFLSMLKNDKLLAESFPSSVLQKMEEICELSSETSSGLSVCLGLFSRQEGVRSLKLEQEVEKNKILSEALQTLATEHHELEQSVVKGSSPRSVLSEDEFHDAVSESDSELSLSGFETVASHSFEEDEEEDEGSVMLSSPCGSPTSMLQEDHHGDKDETQPNGITKHRTSLPAPMFSRNDFSIWSILRNCIGMELSKITMPVIFNEPLSFLQRLTEYMEHTYLIHQANASSDSIERMKCVAAFAVSAVASQWERTGKPFNPLLGETYELVREDLGFRLISEQVSHHPPVSAFHAEGLKQDFVFHGSIYPKLKFWGKSVEAEPKGIITLELPKYNEAYTWTNPTCCVHNIIVGQLWIEQYGSVEVINHRTGERCFLNFKPCGLFGKELHKVEGYILDKSKKKLCALYGKWTECLYVVDFAAFEAHKKNDKKGAEEKKGSKAGCSEGQEELPSPAADTVQVIPGSQLLWRIAPRPANSAQMYSFTSFAMQLNELHKEMEGVIPQTDCRRRPDIRAMENGDIDMASEEKKRLEEKQRAARKNRSKSEEEWKTRSPALGPRWFQQGQNPHNSSQDWLFSGGYWDRTYSELPDIY
- the osbpl1a gene encoding oxysterol-binding protein-related protein 1 isoform X2; its protein translation is MEELDPEEQFLRCARNGDLPGIQKLLMSKIREETQININCKGKSKSNLGWTPLHLACYFGHRDVVEELLKAGADVNLPNNIGDTALHKAAFTGRKEVVMLLLHYDACATVINGTAQIPKDVTQNAEVRSMLEAAERTEERKLEEKLLEAAREGDLPTLNQLLSRKKLPDINCTDLLGNTPLHCAAYRGQRQCALKLLRSGARPNIKNKNNQTVFDLASDTAMKQVLEGSVHRGMTHHVKKFEGLLWKSSRFFGWRSYWVVLQDGVLSWYSKQSDAASNVRRQGCKSLTHAHCLIRAKDYCFFTLKCFDDSVHHFKVSPKNDPEATRKAWLEALEEHSAYSTHYCSQEQGSEEEEEEAVSLGELTDSLQAAETSHRKLEKEVAAFLSMLKNDKLLAESFPSSVLQKMEEICELSSETSSGLSVCLGLFSRQEGVRSLKLEQEVEKNKILSEALQTLATEHHELEQSVVKGSSPRSVLSEDEFHDAVSESDSELSLSGFETVASHSFEEDEEEDEGSVMLSSPCGSPTSMLQEDHHGDKDETQPNGITKHRTSLPAPMFSRNDFSIWSILRNCIGMELSKITMPVIFNEPLSFLQRLTEYMEHTYLIHQANASSDSIERMKCVAAFAVSAVASQWERTGKPFNPLLGETYELVREDLGFRLISEQVSHHPPVSAFHAEGLKQDFVFHGSIYPKLKFWGKSVEAEPKGIITLELPKYNEAYTWTNPTCCVHNIIVGQLWIEQYGSVEVINHRTGERCFLNFKPCGLFGKELHKVEGYILDKSKKKLCALYGKWTECLYVVDFAAFEAHKKNDKKGAEEKKGSKAGCSEGQEELPSPAADTVQVIPGSQLLWRIAPRPANSAQMYSFTSFAMQLNELHKEMEGVIPQTDCRRRPDIRAMENGDIDMASEEKKRLEEKQRAARKNRSKSEEEWKTRWFQQGQNPHNSSQDWLFSGGYWDRTYSELPDIY
- the osbpl1a gene encoding oxysterol-binding protein-related protein 1 isoform X3; protein product: MWWRNYSRRGQTSICPITSETRRCTKPPSQEESQSINQSITESRIDQEVVMLLLHYDACATVINGTAQIPKDVTQNAEVRSMLEAAERTEERKLEEKLLEAAREGDLPTLNQLLSRKKLPDINCTDLLGNTPLHCAAYRGQRQCALKLLRSGARPNIKNKNNQTVFDLASDTAMKQVLEGSVHRGMTHHVKKFEGLLWKSSRFFGWRSYWVVLQDGVLSWYSKQSDAASNVRRQGCKSLTHAHCLIRAKDYCFFTLKCFDDSVHHFKVSPKNDPEATRKAWLEALEEHSAYSTHYCSQEQGSEEEEEEAVSLGELTDSLQAAETSHRKLEKEVAAFLSMLKNDKLLAESFPSSVLQKMEEICELSSETSSGLSVCLGLFSRQEGVRSLKLEQEVEKNKILSEALQTLATEHHELEQSVVKGSSPRSVLSEDEFHDAVSESDSELSLSGFETVASHSFEEDEEEDEGSVMLSSPCGSPTSMLQEDHHGDKDETQPNGITKHRTSLPAPMFSRNDFSIWSILRNCIGMELSKITMPVIFNEPLSFLQRLTEYMEHTYLIHQANASSDSIERMKCVAAFAVSAVASQWERTGKPFNPLLGETYELVREDLGFRLISEQVSHHPPVSAFHAEGLKQDFVFHGSIYPKLKFWGKSVEAEPKGIITLELPKYNEAYTWTNPTCCVHNIIVGQLWIEQYGSVEVINHRTGERCFLNFKPCGLFGKELHKVEGYILDKSKKKLCALYGKWTECLYVVDFAAFEAHKKNDKKGAEEKKGSKAGCSEGQEELPSPAADTVQVIPGSQLLWRIAPRPANSAQMYSFTSFAMQLNELHKEMEGVIPQTDCRRRPDIRAMENGDIDMASEEKKRLEEKQRAARKNRSKSEEEWKTRSPALGPRWFQQGQNPHNSSQDWLFSGGYWDRTYSELPDIY